In Alkaliphilus flagellatus, one DNA window encodes the following:
- the opp4C gene encoding oligopeptide ABC transporter permease, whose translation MISEKKQKIDINKEKNLATESTVIGPWKIMWKRLKRNKLAMLGLIVITIMATAAIFAPFLTPYGRDAVNLVNSNAKPGSEHLLGTDSLGRDILTRLLYGGRISLTVGFVSTGIRIVLGVLLGGIAGYYGKSIDNVIMRVADVFACLPFLPIAITIVAMLKPSIYNIMLVIGVLGWPGIARIVRAEILSLREREFMEAATALGISDFRKIVAHLLPNTMASVIVSATIGIAGAILTESSLSFLGLGVAPPTPSWGNMLTDAKNQYVLKNRWWQWIPPGLAIFITVMSLNLLGDGLRDALDPRLKQ comes from the coding sequence ATGATAAGTGAAAAAAAACAAAAAATAGATATTAATAAAGAGAAAAACTTAGCTACAGAAAGTACTGTAATAGGCCCATGGAAAATAATGTGGAAACGACTTAAAAGAAATAAATTAGCTATGTTAGGACTAATAGTAATAACAATAATGGCTACTGCAGCTATATTTGCACCATTTTTAACTCCCTATGGACGTGATGCTGTTAATCTTGTTAATTCAAATGCAAAACCTGGTAGCGAACATCTTTTAGGTACAGATTCACTAGGGCGAGATATTTTAACAAGACTATTATATGGTGGTAGAATCTCCCTAACTGTAGGATTTGTTTCAACAGGAATAAGGATAGTTCTGGGTGTTTTATTAGGAGGTATAGCTGGATATTATGGTAAAAGTATAGATAATGTAATTATGAGAGTTGCAGACGTTTTCGCTTGTTTGCCCTTTTTACCTATAGCTATTACGATTGTTGCTATGCTTAAGCCGAGTATTTATAATATTATGCTTGTAATAGGTGTTTTAGGTTGGCCAGGTATTGCCAGAATCGTAAGGGCAGAAATTCTGTCTTTAAGAGAAAGAGAATTTATGGAAGCTGCTACAGCACTTGGTATTAGCGATTTTAGAAAAATTGTAGCTCATCTTCTGCCAAATACTATGGCATCTGTAATAGTTTCTGCTACTATAGGAATTGCAGGAGCTATATTAACAGAATCCTCTCTAAGTTTCTTAGGTCTAGGTGTAGCTCCGCCAACACCATCTTGGGGTAATATGTTAACTGATGCTAAAAATCAATATGTACTTAAAAATCGTTGGTGGCAATGGATACCACCAGGACTTGCAATATTTATAACCGTTATGAGCTTGAATTTACTAGGGGATGGATTAAGAGATGCACTAGATCCAAGACTAAAACAATAG
- a CDS encoding ABC transporter ATP-binding protein: MKNLLEVKNLKTHFYTEDGVVPAVNGVDFNLKPGQTLGIVGESGCGKSITSMSIMRLIPTPPGKIVDGEIIFDDKNIVELSESEMRRIRGNDIAMIFQEPMTSLNPVFTIGSQIMEAIMLHQNMDKKAAREKCIEMLKVVGIPRAEEVVDDYPHQFSGGMRQRAMIAMALSCNPKLLIADEPTTALDVTIQAQIIELMKELKEKLNTAIMLITHDLGVVAEMADHVIVMYAGRVVEEAEVVDLFKDPKHPYTVGLMKSKPSLEGGAKRLDVIPGSVPNPLAMPEGCSFHPRCSHAMEICQSQVPELKSIDTGRKVRCWLYDNEGEVE, translated from the coding sequence ATGAAAAATTTATTGGAAGTAAAAAACTTAAAGACCCACTTTTATACAGAGGATGGAGTTGTACCAGCTGTAAATGGTGTTGATTTTAATTTAAAGCCAGGTCAAACTTTAGGAATAGTTGGAGAGTCAGGATGTGGAAAAAGTATTACTTCAATGTCTATTATGCGACTTATACCAACACCTCCAGGTAAAATTGTTGATGGAGAAATTATATTTGATGATAAAAATATAGTAGAATTATCAGAATCAGAAATGCGAAGAATTAGAGGAAATGATATTGCAATGATATTTCAAGAGCCAATGACTTCATTAAACCCTGTATTTACAATTGGAAGTCAAATCATGGAAGCTATAATGCTTCATCAAAATATGGATAAAAAAGCCGCACGTGAAAAGTGCATTGAAATGTTAAAAGTTGTTGGTATACCAAGAGCAGAAGAAGTTGTAGATGATTATCCCCATCAATTTAGTGGTGGTATGAGACAAAGAGCAATGATAGCTATGGCATTATCATGTAATCCAAAACTTTTAATTGCTGATGAGCCAACCACTGCTTTAGACGTTACTATTCAAGCTCAGATTATAGAGTTAATGAAAGAATTAAAAGAGAAGCTAAACACTGCAATAATGTTAATAACCCATGACTTAGGAGTTGTGGCAGAAATGGCAGATCATGTTATAGTTATGTATGCTGGAAGAGTAGTAGAAGAAGCTGAAGTAGTAGATTTATTTAAGGACCCAAAACATCCTTATACAGTCGGATTAATGAAATCAAAACCAAGCTTAGAAGGTGGAGCAAAGAGATTAGATGTAATACCAGGTAGTGTACCAAATCCTTTAGCTATGCCAGAAGGCTGTTCATTCCATCCAAGATGTAGTCATGCAATGGAAATATGCCAAAGTCAAGTTCCGGAATTAAAGTCTATAGATACAGGGCGTAAAGTTCGTTGCTGGTTATATGATAATGAAGGAGAGGTGGAATAG